A single Malaclemys terrapin pileata isolate rMalTer1 chromosome 3, rMalTer1.hap1, whole genome shotgun sequence DNA region contains:
- the LOC128834941 gene encoding LOW QUALITY PROTEIN: interferon-induced very large GTPase 1-like (The sequence of the model RefSeq protein was modified relative to this genomic sequence to represent the inferred CDS: substituted 1 base at 1 genomic stop codon), translated as MEELGQRLDGVGLSTQHWLPKLRDKLGITSAQALKHLSYEDYLKLECEVEHPWEKQALRTLLNIAESKTTMKQLQEQRLEMLKKRQEQAKLALEGLKEMQEKGRSRHEEAVRKKEEELRGAMDIAPEYWAPHEKPLKEVIENVHKQLDLLEESVSQSENLPDKEVLRWASGGLALQGIYKTKKLAEMVEKREQLIDIPEGFELFGPEQGPLFEKKEFSSAEAESTFTRTMEKLGFSISVAAKGGFWGFSAETSTDHSSSSESEETHKSRSEHTYICTTQYSYIPLASCYFPKDQLXLSSAALQELKEIEQLLSHTPEPDKLNLLKSRGGSFFKRFGSHVNQGPLHLGGIFWWKASSEGFWAEQLDEVKKRTSDALSSYVGGSYSGFGLSISAGVTVSKSGSEASFQGTDRKRMHTEIQLFVTKTGGPPETHSLTQWQSGLVTSNKTWSVIDRGFQLIPVWEIILSNHRQDFRDVHQISSSLRNAYEVLTNQSVGTLFGEGLASAVDEARLFLEEMKSWDATTDEKLLVKLINFKQKLTEKTKNYSVWINICLSDKGLQDFLENTVSLCKDLPAQNTVYIKSLLRCLLYPHVYSVKNFPKSSSIMQWIFREEKKQQKNMSVSEFADFIQVLQEMKDYIQEVTYDPMSSAATVQEAKVKATLNVSLALSSFLQALREREQTDIELLLLSIAASAGYRVESHTFQYLLGCPEINFILQEMQTAQEEYLTLRDQDVSRAQAFLLLTGLTVTYEHKDVSPEEKNRRLVFMKHQMGNLLSTEMSKVLKKHSACSDWDILETDLKCLKNGDLEATKDELKNQGIIKELEGICQGTKPSNQPKSKPEVKSSNVTMYEAIENQEFLNLLKRLGLESCYPRKMGTADFHVIYKTSLHDSQPSTERELPFYFLQKLLMVDYRVRYLVCKDDIKAKQAITNTLTTLENENGSSDTFDDFFNDLSHGTNESVTDQAHIHPMDIQMAIFHCADDFMRQYLSTKLAFCQFALPLLVPNPCTSQIEFPLWSLSQVTKSWKGAEKSGVETKIKSYKNKLIYQAATTIVSFIRIGHSSSSKSQILNALLSKHKHDIFFHRHCKGSSKDGLLMKGVVEIFWYCPGGRDDDRFDNCVAFTNLHGDARQHEQQVKFLQEISSVNVVLISDVDQNDKRGMKIIHDLWKSQKPLICLFAEKEHIVAGKSSQNIKIAIKNRNEAELIDELMTTIRDLLAGSNITCSLENSANIARQQGFVIDEDEEECTKAKTMAQALMTLLNENNLYEIKSKLLPLQGELWHKWCQKDKELTRLQDKRNRSIEQHRSQVESEKHAIRRIQLKRAFPLNDLMRSVLEFLQSHPEATKKYFLQWMKVFMDDLSSDCLAELHQKYHRLWSQMLEIKKKGENNDLKKALLNNLETLSNTINDSTIGLEHILREVAQIYEALDSMKQQNECFLALPQIAADLMVSGYPIELMDGDASYVPLKWIGAVLDKLIEKLGDQKVFVLSVLGIQSTGKSTLLNAMFGLQFGVSAGRCTRGAFMQLIEVEENLKQDLNFSYILVVDTEGLRAMEMANKLSLNHDNELATFVIGIGNMTVINIFGENPSEMQDVLQIAVQAFLRMKQVNLSPSCLFVHQNVGEITAKEQNMEGQRRLQEKLDEMTVTAAQQEFCDVTCFSDVIRFDVNTHTHYFAHLWEGNPPMAPPNPSYSQNVQELKSKILLAAKKESQGRVLRLSGLKARISDLWNALLNENFIFSFKNTLEIATYKKLEIMFSQWTWQLRSDILDLQMKLTNRIRNGEVHSVTKGNLEEQIKGNYDFIMKGLEKYFSEDKDSEMLIKWKGSFELKLRDLKESLIVETKRKSEELIELKKNQSKLDEKKSEYENELLKRSKELALSLKGQELGETELRANFNSLWSEWVTEVSSNAPQPEECDINVDVENILLEHFKQPNLVGKIKNFSIKSTFSVDFSKHISMKKKLYFFNHNLDECDKSNIRQVTDGIIQVVKANIDKKEQQKMDYNRSYIHEILREIRRGTKSSASNDSKYTFNNEYNIDLSLYLCKMAAERFEDMHTAFKKANDPTVYLESKREDFFKCFQISCQGATSIATFADFLCTKLSAALRQAVYDKTAIDVAREMRSNHPALNASRSKLEIYILKSLAEEENFEKYRQYIHFPKDFLENFIKKCVDDYCLDKKDPKLKNFLDISLDSFQVLVHSAIRDSTKVVKDRSGNVSLWLDEFCRRLGDVLDLPRSDLKIIEHQETTDVKFLKEAMSKALDPVLENLKKDFAVIGMEPFQRKPHKILAEQLSGCWEQCPFCKAICTNTIFDHDGDHSLSFHRPQATTGIHWNNTNHLVTDICSSLVASNCSLVLSGGHKIPYKNYRDAGPRYSKWSITPDTSVQPYWKWFVCHFRAELESQHHGKFEGRGEIPSQWKQITKKDVLSELEKLF; from the exons ATGGAAGAACTCGGGCAGAGACTCGATGGAGTGGGTCTGAGTACACAGCACTGGCTGCCCAAACTACGAGACAAATTGGGGATTACCTCTGCACAGGCTTTGAAACACCTAAGCTATGAAGACTATTTAAAGCTGGAGTGCGAAGtagagcacccatgggaaaagcAGGCTCTCCGAACCCTACTTAACATAGCAGAGAGCAAGACAACAATGaagcagctgcaggagcagcgCTTGGAGATGCTAAAGAAGAGGCAGGAGCAGGCTAAATTAGCACTTGAGGGATTAAAAGAAATGCAGGAGAAAGGCAGAAGCCGCCATGAGGAAGCTGtaagaaagaaagaggaggagctgCGAGGAGCTATGGACATCGCCCCAGAGTATTGGGCACCACACGAGAAGCCTTTGAAGGAAGTGATAGAGAATGTGCACAAACAATTAGACCTCCTGGAGGAGTCGGTGTCCCAGAGTGAGAATCTCCCTGACAAGGAAGTTTTGAGATGGGCGTCGGGAGGGCTGGCCCTGCAGGGCATTTATAAAACCAAGAAGCTTGCAGAGATGGTGGAGAAGCGAGAGCAGCTCATAGACATCCCAGAAGGGTTCGAGCTCTTTGGTCCAGAGCAAGGGCCGTTGTTTGAGAAGAAGGAGTTTTCATCGGCCGAAGCAGAATCCACATTCACCAGGACCATGGAGAAGCtgggcttcagcattagtgtcgCAGCCAAAGGCGGGTTTTGGGGGTTTAGTGCTGAAACCAGCACAGATCACAGCAGCTCTTCAGAATCTGAAGAAACCCACAAATCCCGCTCTGAGCACACTTACATTTGCACCACCCAGTACAGCTACATCCCACTGGCCTCATGCTACTTCCCCAAGGATCAGCTTTGACTTTCCAGTGCAGCGCTGCAAGAGTTAAAAGAGATCGAGCAGCTTTTGAGTCACACCCCAGAGCCGGACAAGCTCAACTTGCTGAAGAGCAGGGGCGGGAGTTTCTTCAAGAGATTCGGGTCTCATGTAAACCAGGGCCCCCTTCACTTGGGTGGGATATTCTGGTGGAAAGCGTCTTCTGAGGGATTCTGGGCAGAGCAACTGGACGAGGTGAAGAAACGAACATCTGATGCACTCAGCTCCTATGTTGGGGGCAGCTATAGTGGCTTTGGTTTGAGCATTTCAGCTGGTGTTACTGTGTCAAAATCAGGTTCTGAAGCCTCATTTCAGGGCACAGATCGAAAACGCATGCACACAGAGATTCAGCTGTTTGTGACCAAGACAGGCGGCCCACCAGAGACACATTCTCTCACCCAATGGCAATCTGGGCTCGTGACCAGTAACAAAACCTGGAGTGTCATTGACCGAGGCTTTCAGCTAATTCCTGTGTGGGAGATCATCCTGTCCAATCACAGACAAGATTTTAGAGATGTTCATCAAATCAGCAGCAGTCTCAGAAATGCCTACGAAGTCCTAACTAACCAAAGTGTCGGTACATTGTTTGGAGAGGGATTAGCCAGTGCAGTGGATGAGGCCAGATTGTTCTTAGAGGAAATGAAGTCCTGGGATGCCACTACAGATGAAAAACTGCTGGTGAAATTGATCAATTTCAAACAAAAGCTGACTGAAAAAACAAAGAACTACAGTGTATGGATTAACATTTGCCTGTCAGATAAAGGGCTTCAAGATTTCCTGGAAAATACAGTTTCACTGTGCAAAGATTTGCCGGCACAAAATACTGTATACATCAAATCTCTGCTGCGCTGCCTTCTGTACCCTCATGTCTATTCAGTTAAGAATTTCCCCAAATCTTCCTCCATTATGCAGTGGATCTTTCGTgaagaaaaaaagcagcaaaaaaataTGTCTGTCTCTGAATTTGCTGATTTTATTCAAGTCCTACAGGAAATGAAGGATTACATACAGGAAGTTACTTATGACCCTATGTCCTCTGCAGCAACAGTGCAAGAAGCAAAGGTAAAGGCCACCTTAAATGTGAGCTTAGCTTTGTCTTCCTTTCTGCAGGCTCTACGGGAGAGAGAGCAGACAGATATCGAACTGTTATTGCTCTCAATTGCAGCCAGCGCAGGATACCGGGTGGAAAGTCACACTTTTCAGTATCTCCTCGGGTGCCCAGAAATTAACTTCATATTGCAGGAAATGCAAACAGCACAGGAGGAATATTTGACTCTTAGGGATCAGGATGTTTCCAGAGCTCAGGCTTTCCTGCTGTTGACGGGTCTGACAGTAACATATGAACATAAAGACGTGTCTCCAGAGGAAAAGAACAGACGTTTAGTTTTTATGAAACATCAAATGGGAAACTTATTGTCCACTGAAATGTCAAAAGTCCTTAAAAAGCACAGTGCATGCAGTGATTGGGACATACTGGAAACAGACCTGAAGTGCCTCAAAAATGGGGACTTAGAAGCCACAAAGGATGAGTTGAAGAACCAGGGTATAATAAAAGAATTAGAAGGCATCTGCCAAGGAACAAAACCTTCAAATCAACCAAAATCAAAACCTGAAGTGAAATCCAGCAATGTTACAATGTATGAAGCTATTGAAAACCAAGAGTTTCTCAATTTACTGAAGAGACTTGGACTTGAAAGTTGCTATCCAAGGAAAATGGGGACAGCAGACTTCCATGTCATTTACAAGACCTCTTTACATGACAGCCAGCCCAGCACTGAACGTGAGCTGCCATTTTACTTTTTGCAAAAGCTGTTGATGGTGGACTATCGGGTAAGATACCTGGTTTGCAAAGATGACATAAAAGCTAAACAAGCTATAACAAATACACTGACCACGCTAGAAAATGAGAATGGATCCTCAGATACATTTGATGACTTTTTTAATGATCTCAGTCACGGAACCAATGAATCTGTTACAGATCAGGCACACATACACCCAATGGACATCCAGATGGCAATTTTTCATTGTGCAGATGATTTCATGAGACAGTATCTTTCAACAAAGCTCGCTTTCTGCCAGTTTGCGCTCCCACTTCTGGTGCCAAATCCTTGTACTTCACAAATAGAATTCCCTCTTTGGTCCCTTAGCCAAGTGACAAAGAGTTGGAAAGGTGCTGAAAAATCAGGAGTGGAGACTAAAATTAAAAGTTATAAAAACAAATTGATTTATCAGGCAGCTACAACCATTGTGTCCTTCATACGGATTGGTCATTCTTCTTCTTCGAAGTCTCAGATCTTGAATGCTCTGCTGAGTAAGCACAAACATGACATCTTTTTCCACCGTCATTGTAAAGGCAGCAGCAAAGATGGTCTCCTGATGAAAGGGGTTGTGGAAATCTTCTGGTACTGTCCAGGTGGGAGAGATGATGACAGATTTGACAACTGCGTCGCATTCACTAATCTGCATGGAGATGCAAGGCAGCATGAACAACAGGTCAAATTTTTACAGGAAATTTCTTCTGTTAATGTGGTTCTCATATCAGATGTTGATCAAAATGATAAGAGAGGTATGAAAATTATACATGATCTCTGGAAATCTCAAAAACCTTTGATCTGTCTTTTTGCTGAAAAAGAGCACATTGTTGCAGGCAAATCCAGCCAGAACATAAAAATAGCCATCAAAAACAGAAATGAAGCAGAACTAATAGATGAACTGATGACAACAATCAGGGATTTACTAGCAGGTTCAAACATAACTTGCAGTCTTGAGAACAGTGCAAATATTGCTCGCCAGCAAGGTTTCGTCATTGATGAAGATGAAGAAGAGTGCACCAAAGCCAAGACAATGGCACAGGCTCTGATGACGCTCTTGAACGAGAATAATTTATATGAGATAAAGTCAAAACTATTGCCTCTGCAAGGAGAATTGTGGCACAAGTGGTGTCAAAAGGACAAGGAACTTACCCGCTTGCAGGATAAAAGAAACAGAAGCATTGAGCAGCACCGGAGCCAAGTTGAGTCCGAAAAGCATGCAATACGAAGGATTCAGTTAAAAAGAGCATTCCCTCTCAATGATCTAATGAGGTCAGTGCTTGAATTTCTCCAGTCACATCCAGAAGCCACCAAAAAATACTTCCTGCAGTGGATGAAAGTATTTATGGATGACTTGTCCTCTGATTGTCTTGCAGAACTTCACCAAAAATACCACAGATTGTGGTCTCAAATgctggaaataaagaaaaaaggagaaaataacgACTTgaaaaaagctttgctaaataaTTTAGAAACACTCTCAAATACGATCAATGATTCTACAATTGGCCTGGAACACATTTTGAGAGAAGTAGCTCAGATTTATGAGGCTCTGGATTCAATGAAACAACAGAATGAATGTTTTCTTGCACTACCTCAAATTGCAGCTGACCTGATGGTTTCAGGTTATCCCATTGAGCTGATGGACGGTGATGCTTCATACGTTCCATTAAAATGGATCGGAGCAGTTTTGGACAAATTAATTGAGAAGTTAGGAGACCAAAAAg tgtttgttctttcagtGCTTGgcattcagagcactgggaagTCAACACTGCTAAATGCCATGTTTGGTCTGCAGTTTGGTGTCAGTGCAGGGAGATGCACCAGGGGAGCGTTCATGCAACTGATTGAGGTGGAGGAAAACCTCAAACAGGATTTGAACTTTAGTTATATACTAGTTGTTGATACGGAAGGGCTCCGGGCTATGGAGATGGCTAATAAACTGTCACTTAATCATGATAATGAGCTAGCCACCTTTGTCATTGGTATTGGTAATATGACTGTGATCAATATTTTTGGTGAAAACCCTTCAGAAATGCAAGATGTCCTGCAGATCGCTGTCcaggcatttctgagaatgaagcAGGTAAACCTCTCCCCAAGTTGTTTGTTTGTGCACCAGAATGTTGGAGAAATAACGGCAAAAGAACAGAATATGGAAGGACAAAGACGCCTCCAGGAAAAACTAGATGAAATGACTGTTACGGCAGCCCAGCAAGAGTTCTGTGATGTAACCTGCTTTAGTGATGTTATCCGATTTGATGTGAACACCCACACTCATTACTTTGCTCACCTCTGGGAAGGGAACCCACCAATGGCACCTCCGAACCCCAGCTACAGCCAAAATGTGCAGGAACTAAAGAGCAAGATTCTCTTGGCTGCCAAAAAAGAATCTCAGGGCAGGGTTTTAAGGCTGTCAGGTTTAAAAGCCCGCATTAGTGATTTGTGGAATGCTTTgttaaatgaaaattttattttcagcttCAAGAATACGCTGGAGATTGCAACGTACAAGAAGCTAGAAATAATGTTTAGCCAATGGACCTGGCAGTTGAGAAGTGACATACTAGATTTGCAAATGAAACTGACCAATCGAATTAGGAATGGAGAAGTGCACTCGGTCACCAAAGGAAACCTTGAAGAGCAAATTAAAGGAAATTATGATTTCATAATGAAGGGCCTAGAAAAGTATTTCAGTGAAGACAAAGACTCTGAAATGTTGATTAAGTGGAAAGGAAGTTTTGAATTGAAACTGAGAGATCTGAAAGAGTCACTCATTGTTGAAACTAAGAGGAAGTCTGAAGAACTTATTGAACTAAAAAAGAACCAAAGCAAACTGGATGAAAAGAAGTCAGAATATGAAAATGAGCTTCTGAAAAGAAGCAAAGAGTTGGCTCTGTCTTTAAAAGGCCAGGAACTAGGTGAAACAGAACTGAGAGCGAACTTTAACTCGCTATGGAGTGAGTGGGTGACTGAAGTGTCTTCAAATGCTCCACAGCCTGAAGAGTGCGATATTAATGTTGATGTAGAAAATATCCTTCTAGAGCATTTTAAACAGCCTAATTTAGTAGGAAAAATTAAGAATTTCTCAATAAAGAGTACATTTTCTGTTGATTTTTCTAAACATATCAGCATGAAGAAAAAACTGTACTTTTTCAACCACAATTTAGATGAATGCGACAAGAGCAACATTCGGCAAGTTACTGATGGCATCATTCAGGTTGTCAAAGCAAACATTGATAAGAAAGAGCAGCAGAAAATGGATTACAATCGAAGTTACATTCATGAAATATTGCGGGAAATAAGGAGAGGTACAAAATCATCTGCATCCAATGACTCAAAATACACATTTAATAATGAGTACAATATAGATCTATCCCTCTATCTGTGTAAAATGGCAGCAGAAAGGTTTGAAGACATGCACACagcatttaaaaaagcaaatgatCCAACTGTCTACCTGGAGAGTAAAAGAGAAGATTTCTTCAAGTGTTTTCAGATTTCCTGCCAAGGAGCAACCTCCATTGCAACATTTGCTGATTTCTTATGCACCAAGCTTTCTGCAGCTCTCCGCCAGGCAGTCTATGACAAGACTGCCATTGATGTAGCCAGAGAGATGCGTTCTAACCATCCTGCCCTCAATGCCAGTAGATCCAAACTAGAAATCTATATTCTGAAATCCCTGGCGGAAGAGGAAAACTTTGAGAAATACAGGCAGTACATTCATTTCCCAAAGGACTTTTTAGAGAACTTTATCAAGAAGTGTGTCGATGATTATTGTTTAGACAAGAAAGATCCAAAACTGAAGAATTTCTTAGATATTTCCCTTGATTCTTTCCAAGTTCTTGTTCACTCAGCTATTCGTGACTCAACTAAAGTTGTCAAAGATAGAAGTGGCAATGTATCCTTATGGTTGGATGAATTTTGCAGAAGACTGGGAGATGTCTTAGACCTTCCCAGAAGTGATCTGAAAATCATTGAACATCAGGAGACCACAGATGTCAAATTTCTTAAGGAAGCAATGAGTAAAGCATTGGATCCTGTGCTAGAAAATCTGAAAAAAGACTTTGCTGTCATTGGTATGGAGCCATTTCAAAGAAAACCACACAAAATATTAGCTGAACAGCTCTCTGGATGCTGGGAGCAGTGTCCCTTTTGCAAAGCTATTTGCACAAATACCATATTTGACCATGATGGAGATCACAGTCTTTCTTTCCATCGTCCTCAAGCTACGACTGGCATCCACTGGAATAATACAAATCATCTAGTTACTGACATTTGTTCCAGTCTTGTAGCAAGTAATTGCTCATTAGTGTTGAGTGGAGGCCATAAAATTCCATACAAGAATTATCGGGATGCAGGACCTCGTTATTCCAAGTGGAGCATCACACCTGACACCTCTGTGCAGCCTTACTGGAAATGGTTTGTGTGTCATTTCAGGGCAGAGCTAGAGAGTCAGCACCATGGGAAATTTGAAGGCAGAGGGGAGATCCCTTCTCAGTGGAAACAAATTACAAAAAAGGATGTCCTCTCTGAGCTGGAAAAGTTGTTCTAA